CCATCAGCGCCTGCGGGAGGGTACGAAAATTGACGAGTTTTAACCTATGGGTTAATCTTTGCGCCTGCGACGGCTGAAACTGCGCAGTTGGGCAGTCTTGGCCGCCTGCTCCGACAGAGGTGACTGCCTATTGACGGAGTTCCTGCAGGGCCTGGAAGGAAGACTCGGCAAGCAGGCACGGAGAGCCTGGAGCCTCCTGGATGTCGTCGCCAGCATAGGGCCGCCGCGAAACACGGACGTTTCCCACCGCCTCGCGCCAGACATCTGGGAGTTCATTTCCGGCGATCTGAGAATTCTCTGGTTTTATGACGAACGAAAAGTCGTCGTCTGCTCTCATGGATTCGTGAAGCAGCGCCAGAAGACGCCGAAGGCGCATCTCGAGCAAGCCGAGGCCGTTCGCAGCCGCTATTTCGAAGCGAAGTCGAAGTCTGCATTGCGGATCGATGACGAGGAGATCGAGTCCTGGTGAAGAAGACCTTTCGGGAGTGGAGTCAGGAGGCGGAGGCCGATCCCGTCTATTGGACGGAGCGCGCGATTCTCAGAGTCACGGAGGAGATCTTCGTCGCGATGGAGAAGCGGGGCATGCAGAGGTCGGAGCTCGCCCGCCGCCTCGGAACCA
This genomic interval from Thermoanaerobaculia bacterium contains the following:
- a CDS encoding type II toxin-antitoxin system RelE/ParE family toxin, whose amino-acid sequence is MTEFLQGLEGRLGKQARRAWSLLDVVASIGPPRNTDVSHRLAPDIWEFISGDLRILWFYDERKVVVCSHGFVKQRQKTPKAHLEQAEAVRSRYFEAKSKSALRIDDEEIESW